Proteins found in one Corynebacterium zhongnanshanii genomic segment:
- a CDS encoding histidine phosphatase family protein → MTDNRTGARAARVYMVRHGQTTSNVMHALDTELPGASLTELGEQQARRAGEELARVVGGGAVLDESERAEESVNERESAGAREGVERSVRLASSEADRARQTAAHIATALDDAGVTIASHQVLPGISEIPAGELEMLTDESSHAEYHMSFGAWLMGDVQRPVRGALNGYQVLERYLPSLFAFLAEREGLDVVVVSHGAVIRFVTAFLGNINADFAFSTYVANTQWVEMELPSREVLLGLASKARELSADDAGGFEAFRGCMTVTSWAGHVPVRA, encoded by the coding sequence GTGACGGACAATCGGACCGGTGCGCGGGCGGCGCGGGTGTACATGGTGAGGCATGGGCAGACCACGTCAAACGTGATGCACGCGCTGGACACGGAGCTGCCCGGCGCGTCGCTGACGGAGCTGGGGGAGCAGCAGGCGCGGCGTGCGGGGGAGGAGCTCGCGCGCGTGGTTGGTGGGGGTGCTGTGCTTGACGAGAGCGAGCGCGCGGAGGAGAGCGTGAACGAGCGTGAGAGCGCGGGCGCGCGTGAGGGGGTGGAGCGGAGTGTGCGGCTGGCGTCGTCGGAGGCGGATCGTGCGCGGCAGACCGCGGCGCACATCGCGACGGCGCTGGATGACGCGGGCGTGACAATCGCGTCCCACCAGGTGCTTCCCGGGATCTCCGAGATCCCCGCGGGGGAGCTGGAGATGCTCACGGACGAGAGCTCGCATGCCGAGTACCACATGTCATTCGGCGCGTGGCTGATGGGCGACGTACAGCGGCCCGTGCGCGGTGCGCTGAACGGCTACCAAGTGCTGGAGCGGTACCTGCCGAGCCTGTTCGCGTTCCTTGCTGAGAGGGAGGGTTTGGATGTCGTGGTGGTGAGCCACGGCGCCGTGATCCGTTTCGTGACCGCGTTCTTGGGAAACATCAACGCTGACTTCGCCTTTTCCACGTACGTGGCGAACACCCAGTGGGTGGAGATGGAGCTGCCGTCACGGGAGGTTTTGTTGGGGTTGGCGTCGAAGGCTCGGGAGTTGTCGGCGGACGACGCCGGCGGCTTTGAGGCTTTCCGCGGGTGCATGACGGTCACGTCCTGGGCAGGGCATGTGCCGGTGCGTGCGTAG
- the pheA gene encoding prephenate dehydratase has translation MTTPSCRLAYLGPRGTFTEQALHDFVAEGKIPGLTSAPDTAAIEQLPVESPTAALNAVRRGDADFAVVALESAVDGSVTQTEDALMTGSPVHIFNEVVVPVEFAIMTRPGTTLDQVRTISCHPVAHAQIRDWLATHLPHARFVPAASNGAAAESVATGEIDAAAAPARAADLHGLSIHHTGVADVPGAFTRFVLVGRPGTPTPRSGQDRTSIILTLKNRPASLQEALMELSMRGVDLSRIESRPLRNPGGSIMGIYVFHIDMVGHIEDDAVAEALAALHRNSEDMRYLGSWPIANVGVSMHAGSAPADFGDSWKQVRAWARGDE, from the coding sequence ATGACTACCCCGTCTTGCAGGCTCGCGTACCTCGGACCCCGAGGCACCTTCACCGAACAAGCCCTCCACGACTTCGTTGCCGAAGGCAAAATCCCCGGCCTCACCAGCGCGCCAGACACCGCCGCAATCGAACAGCTGCCCGTCGAATCGCCCACAGCCGCCCTCAACGCGGTCCGCCGCGGCGACGCAGACTTCGCCGTCGTCGCCCTCGAATCCGCCGTGGACGGCTCCGTCACCCAAACCGAAGACGCCCTCATGACCGGCAGCCCCGTCCACATCTTCAACGAAGTCGTGGTCCCCGTCGAATTCGCCATCATGACACGCCCCGGCACCACCCTCGACCAAGTCCGCACCATCAGCTGCCACCCCGTCGCCCACGCGCAAATCCGCGACTGGCTCGCCACACACCTACCCCACGCCCGCTTCGTCCCCGCCGCCTCCAATGGCGCCGCCGCCGAATCCGTCGCCACCGGGGAAATCGACGCCGCCGCCGCCCCAGCGCGAGCCGCCGACCTCCACGGTCTCTCCATACACCACACCGGCGTCGCAGACGTTCCCGGCGCGTTTACCCGCTTCGTCCTCGTCGGACGTCCGGGCACCCCCACCCCACGCAGCGGCCAAGACCGCACCTCCATCATCCTCACCCTCAAAAACCGCCCCGCCAGCCTCCAAGAAGCACTCATGGAACTGTCCATGCGCGGCGTGGACCTCTCCCGCATCGAATCCCGCCCCCTACGCAACCCCGGCGGCTCCATCATGGGAATCTACGTCTTCCACATCGACATGGTCGGCCACATCGAGGACGACGCCGTAGCCGAAGCCCTCGCAGCCCTCCACCGAAACTCCGAAGACATGCGCTACCTCGGATCCTGGCCCATCGCGAACGTGGGCGTGTCCATGCACGCCGGCAGCGCGCCCGCGGACTTCGGGGATTCGTGGAAGCAGGTTCGGGCGTGGGCCAGGGGGGACGAGTAG